ACGACAGCATCAGGCTTCTCGCCATTCATCTGTGCTGCAATCTCGTGCATCACGGTAGAGTTTCCCTCCCAGATATCAGGGTGGTCAAAGGGGGGCACGTAGACAGCCTCTGGGTCTGAGGCGAGGACAACCGACTTGAGGTACTTGTCGGCATCCATGACACTAAGGCCATGCTGGATAACCTCGCTAGCACCCTCAGCGTGTAGTCTCGCGATCAACGCAGGGCTGGTTGTAGTTGGGACGACGACCGAGGCTTCGTAACCGAGGGATCGGGCAGCAACAACACAGGCGATGCCCGCATTGCCACCGGAAGAGGCATAGAAGTGCGGGCGCCTGCCAACTTCTTCGCTCTCGCGGATACGGTGGAGGAGGTAGTTGCCAATACCTCTGGACTTGAAAGAGCCCGAGGGCTGCAGGTTGTCGAGCTTAAGGAGTACTCTACTTCTACGATTTAGAAATCCGGGCTTTACAAGCAGAAAAACGAGACAGGTGGGATATTTTGTGACATGGGAATTATTGATGGAAGGGATTGGGATGTAGGAAGGTTGAGCATTGTTCAACGTACCATCCCGCAGTCTTGGAGAGGTGAGGAGACTTGATCAGGGGGGTGGTGACCCAGGGCTGGCGACGGTCGATGGTCATGTTGAACTAAtttgagagaagagaagaaaatgTTGAATTGATTGAGATTGTTCTGCTTCAAAGTCATGGTAGATTAGATCGCGAGGACGCGCTCACTTATACTGTCATCTCGAGATTTGGGGGTACATGATGCCAGATGCCGATCCACAACCCGAATGGATTCGATTGATAACAA
The window above is part of the Fusarium falciforme chromosome 3, complete sequence genome. Proteins encoded here:
- a CDS encoding PALP domain-containing protein, which encodes MTIDRRQPWVTTPLIKSPHLSKTAGCRVLLKLDNLQPSGSFKSRGIGNYLLHRIRESEEVGRRPHFYASSGGNAGIACVVAARSLGYEASVVVPTTTSPALIARLHAEGASEVIQHGLSVMDADKYLKSVVLASDPEAVYVPPFDHPDIWEGNSTVMHEIAAQMNGEKPDAVVCSVGGGGLMNGICQSLDSLGWTDDVTVLALETEGADSLSRSLQAKRVITMDKITSAARSLGVATVSKKTFEYAQRPQVINAVLPDGEAAKGCLTLARHERLMVELTAGIAIRLCEDQLLEKLMGRELGPDATVVLCVCGGNDISVEMLMKWQEQYGA